In one window of Solanum pennellii chromosome 2, SPENNV200 DNA:
- the LOC107010431 gene encoding BAG family molecular chaperone regulator 3 yields MIKLRCKKFFRSNSKVASSNAVVADAKLGGEIKWELRPGGMLVQKRECAENDGDSIITLRVSTVTQCHHISIQPTSSFGELKMILAMVTGLEPKEQRLLYKGKEREDCEYLHMVGVKDKDKVLLFQDPSIKERKLATNGHVQVIGSTYHTICV; encoded by the exons atgaTCAAGTTGAGATGCAAAAAGTTCTTCAGAAGCAACTCAAAGGTTGCAAGTAGTAATGCCGTCGTAGCAGATGCCAAATTAGGTggtgaaataaaatgggaattACGTCCAGGAGGTATGTTGGTACAAAAGAGAGAATGTGCAGAGAATGATGGAGATTCAATTATCACACTTAGAGTCTCTACTGTTACTCAATGCCATCACATTTCTATACAACCAACTTCATCTTTTG GAGAATTAAAGATGATATTGGCAATGGTAACTGGTTTAGAACCAAAAGAGCAAAGACTATTATACAAAGGGAAAGAAAGAGAGGATTGTGAATACTTGCACATGGTGGGGGTGAAAGACAAAGATAAAGTGTTACTCTTTCAAGATCCATCTATAAAAGAGAGGAAACTTGCAACAAATGGACATGTCCAAGTTATAGGATCCACTTACCACACCATTTGTGTCTAA